Proteins encoded by one window of Aphis gossypii isolate Hap1 chromosome X, ASM2018417v2, whole genome shotgun sequence:
- the LOC114129352 gene encoding contactin produces the protein MIKSSYLCVLAVLWCSTPSTRSQINNLDTEWHCPQHWIQYSTSCYKFVKSPYRPRSEAHRNCLASGGDLVSVTDINEHGFLVNQLLKQDPQHRQWYVGGKQTSPGVWVNDVDNNTPLMNIEGALLPEQHTTLNRDYLAYTYSVQLQKWGFEKVPGDRHLLYICEMPLNKQHLIVEERSYKYGYNIDDQQKVPRGPYFIKEPTDVVFDSSRISITNDVALSCVAGGYPTPTYEWFKEEYDNQDQLLATKIDPLSNKRFTLSGGTLIIYAPKRDEDRGRYHCKASNMFGSVVSESIQLSFGFIGEFNLQRPLERGNKNWGKTIFCDPPQYFPEVRYYWVRESFPNLVQEDRRVFVSYDGYLYFSALEESDAGNYSCNVQSEVSNTGKNGPLFQLHVVTHSDYQQLILPNNFPKAFPEAPIAGQEVRLECVAFAYPVPSYNWTRKGSPLPKGSYLTSYNRVLIIPEVKVEDQGEYNCHVFNDRDSKEKSVTLTIQAEPNFTIPLEDKHMDHQSDLTWTCEAFGVPDVTYKWFKNGEPLEIDKLLPDDQKRYVIQDNVLSIKYLEHEKDSGMYQCQARNTLKTRYSSAQLRVLSLRPSFKKKPLEPEIYGAEGKNVTIKCNPEAAPRPKFTWKKDGYTIGAGGRRRILENGNLIIDPIGRDDEGMYVCIAENLYGIAESHGRLIVMRGPVFIEQLNPQIRSIVKHDLLLRCQAVSDELLDIAYVWTHNNMPLVNSNSELTGHVSINSGELYIRNMTLEDSGEYKCFVHSVVGEISSTTTLFVDGPPGPPGGLQVEVIKTSAKLQWSDGASNGRQITHYIVSARSQWNSTWYTVATDFIVKEVDRYNGRKEAFLENVLQPWSKYEFRMIAGNELGFGEISLPSPQVNTPADRPYKAPTNITGGDGKIGDLTIVWKPLLPQDQNGPGIYYKIYWRRLDHDTDFQYETLQDSGNIGMAVVHIKPEFYYTKYEVKVQPFNSFGAGPISDPKVIYSAEDMPQVSPQQVFAISYNSTAINVSWVPIDQSREMLRGKLIGHRLKYWKKDKNEKEEDAVYYLSRFVRPWALIVGLQPDTEYYVKVMAFNSAGEGPESERYIERTYRKAPQKPPSSVIIDGINPGTIHVTWRYVQPTLEEEPIKGYKVRVWENDQDMSTANDTIIEIESKLEAYITNLTPGKVYKLRVLAYSNGGDGRMSSPINTFQMGNPDLYLTNNASRNSAVCLSIVLLLRLYSII, from the exons GCTTCTGGAGGTGATTTAGTTAGTGTTACTGACATAAATGAGCATGGTTTTCTCGTAAATCAACTCTTGAAACAGGACCCTCAACATAGACAGTGGTATGTGGGTGGTAAGCAAACAAGCCCTGGAGTATGGGTAAATGATGTAGACAACAATACTCCACTTATGAATATCGAAGGAGCATTATTACCTGAACAACACACTACATTAAACAGAGATTATCTTGCATATAC atattcagttcaattacaaaaatggGGATTTGAAAAAGTTCCAGGAGATCGACATTTGCTTTATATATGTGAAATGCCactaaataaacaacatttaataGTTGAAGAACGTTCTTATAAGTATGGCTATAACATTGATGATCAGCAAAAAGTGCCCCGAGgtccttattttattaaagaaccTACAGATGTAGTATTTGATAGTTCTAGAATATCAATTACCAATGATGTAGCTTTGAG ttgtgTTGCTGGAGGTTATCCAACACCAACATATGAGTGGTTTAAAGAAGAATATGATAACCAGGATCAATTGTTAGCTACAAAAATTGATCCACTAAGTAATAAGAGATTCACATTAAGTGGCGGAactcttattatttatgctcCTAAAAGG GATGAAGATAGAGGTCGATATCATTGTAAAGCATCAAATATGTTTGGTTCTGTAGTTTCTGAAAGCATACAACTTTCATTTGGATTTATTggtgaatttaatttacaacgtCCTCTTGAACGTGGTAATAAGAATTGgggaaaaacaatattttgtgatcCTCCTCAATATTTCCCTG AGGTGAGATATTATTGGGTCAGAGAATCATTTCCTAACTTGGTTCAAGAAGATCGTAGAGTGTTCGTCTCATACGATggatacttatatttttccgCTTTGGAAGAAAGTGATGCTGGTAACTATAGTTGCAATGTGCAAAGTGAAGTTTCAAATACCGGCAAGAATGGGCCCTTGTTCCAGTTACATGTAGTGACACATT ctgACTATCAACAACTTATACTACCCAACAACTTCCCAAAAGCTTTTCCAGAAGCACCTATTGCTGGCCAAGAAGTTAGACTTGAATGTGTTGCATTCGCATA tccTGTACCTTCATATAATTGGACAAGAAAAGGTTCTCCGTTACCTAAAGGCTCTTATTTGACAAGCTACAATCGTGTATTGATAATTCCTGAAGTTAAAGTGGAAGATCAAGGAGAATATAATTGCCATGTTTTTAATGACCGGGATAGTAAAGAGAAAAGTGTTACTCTAACAATACAAG ctgAACCTAACTTCACAATCCCACTGGAAGATAAACACATGGATCACCAGTCAGATTTGACATGGACATGTGAAGCTTTTGGCGTTCCAGATGTAACATATAAGTGGTTTAAAAATGGTGAACCACTAGAAATTGATAAACTATTACCTGATGATCAAAAACGGTATGTGATACAAGACAATGTATtgagcataaaatatttagaacatGAAAAAGATTCAGGAATGTATCAATGTCAAGCTCGCAATACTTTAAAAACCCGTTACTCATCTGCACAGTTAAGAGTGCTAT ctTTACGGCCatcatttaagaaaaaacCTTTGGAGCCTGAAATATATGGCGCTGAAGGcaaaaatgttacaattaaatgtaatcCTGAAGCTGCACCTAGACCTAAATTTACATGGAAAAAAGATGGATACACAATAG ggGCTGGGGGTAGGCGTCGCATATTAGAAAatggaaatttaattatagatcCAATTGGTAGAGATGATGAAGgcatgtatgtatgtattgcTGAAAATTTGTATGGAATTGCAGAAAGTCATGGAAGACTTATTGTTATGC GTGGCCCTGTGTTCATTGAACAACTAAATCCCCAAATCAGATCAATTGTTAAACATGACTTACTATTACGTTGCCAAGCTGTTTCTGATGAACTCTTAGATATTGCATATGTTTGGACCCACAACAATATGCCATTGGTTAATTCTAATTCTGAACTTACGGGACATGTT agCATAAATAGTGGAGAGCTTTACATTCGTAACATGACATTGGAAGATTCTGGTGAATACAAATGTTTTGTACACAGTGTAGTTGGGGAAATATCATCAACAACTACTTTATTTGTTGATGGACCTCCTGGACCTccag gtgGACTACAAGTTGAAGTCATAAAGACATCTGCCAAACTTCAATGGTCTGATGGTGCATCAAACGGTCGTcaaattacacattatatagtaAGCGCCCGCTCACAATGGAACAGTACTTGGTATACAGTTGCCACag ATTTTATAGTCAAGGAAGTTGATAGGTATAATGGACGTAAAGAagcatttttagaaaatgttttgCAACCTTGGTCCAAGTATGAATTTAGAATGATAGCAGGAAATGAGCTTGGCTTTGGTGAAATATCTCTTCCTTCACCTCAAGTTAACACACCAGCTGATCGTCCGTATAAAGCACCTACAAATATCACTGGAGGTGATGGCAAAATTGGAGATTTAACAATTGTGTGGAAA ccACTACTTCCTCAAGATCAAAATGGACcaggtatctattataaaatatattggagACGTTTGGATCATGATACAGATTTTCAGTATGAGACATTGCAAGATAGTGGTAATATTGGAATGGCAGTGGTGCACATAAAGccagaattttattatactaaatatgaaGTCAAAGTTCAA CCTTTTAATTCATTCGGTGCTGGTCCTATATCAGATCCTAAAGTGATATACAGTGCAGAAGATATGCCACAAGTATCTCCACAGCAAGTGTTTGCTATTTCTTACAACTCAACTGCCATTAATGTAAGTTGGGTACCAATTGATCAATCACGGGAAATGCTGCGCGGTAAATTAATTGGTCATaga TTAAAGTATTGGAAAAAAGATAAGAATGAGAAAGAAGAAGatgctgtatattatttaagtagatTTGTTAGGCCTTGGGCACTTATTGTTGGATTGCAACCAGATACAGAATATTACGTAAAAGTTATGGCTTTCAATTCAGCTGGAGAAGGTCCAGAGAGTGAGCGAtatattg aACGAACATATAGAAAAGCTCCACAAAAACCACCATCATCTGTTATAATAGATGGCATAAATCCAGGTACCATACATGTGACTTGGCGATATGTACAACCAACACTAGAAGAAGAACCAATCAAAGGCTATAAG GTGCGGGTTTGGGAAAACGATCAAGACATGAGTACTGCAAATGATACGATTATTGAAATCGAAAGCAAATTAGAAGCATACATTACTAACCTGACACCTGGAAAAGTGTACAAACTTCGAGTATTGGCATATTCTAATGGCGGAGATGGGCGGATGTCATCACCCATTAACACTTTCCAAATGG gTAATCCCGATCTGTACTTGACCAACAATGCGAGCAGAAACTCGGCAGTCTGTCTGTCGATCGTGTTACTATTGAGGTTGTACAGcatcatttaa